The genomic DNA TTGAAGGCTTAACAGAGTTTATACCTGTGTCGTCTACAGCCCACATGAAAATGGCTTCAATGCTGCTAAAAACTGACACCACAGTAGAATTGGAAACATTTTTAGTAGCGGTACAATTTGGAGGAATACTTGCCGTAGTTGTAGTATATTGGAAAAAGTTTTTCCAAAGTTTTGATTTATATATAAAATTAGCCATTGGCGTGCTCCCTTTTGGATTATTAGGACTACTCCTAGAAAAATATATTGATAAATTACTGGTAGGTAATGGCACTTTACCCGCAGTAGTTATTTCGCTTTCACTCATTATAGTTGGTTTTGTATTATTGTATATCGATAGTTGGTATCATAAGAATAAAAAATTCAACCGTACGAATATCACCTATATGCAATCGTTGAGGATTGGCCTCTTCCAATGCTTTGCATTGATACCAGGTGTTAGTCGCAGTGCCGCCACCATATTTGGGGGACTAGCCCAAAAGCTTAGCTGGAAGCAAGCTACAGAGTTTTCATTTTTCTTAGCTGTACCTACAATTTTTGCCGCATCAATATATAAACTTCATAAAAACTGGGATCAGGTTTCTGAAATACCTGATTTTGTTAGAGACCTCGCCATTTGTAATGTTGTATCATTTATAATTGCCTTAATTACTATTTCTGCCTTTATTAATTTTATCAATAAAATTGGCTTCAGGGCATTTGGTATTTATAGAATCGCAGTTGGTTTATTGTTTTTGATTTTCGCTCTTAAAAGTTGAACAAAGCAGAAAATCCTGGCGAAATCATATTGGTTGATAAACCTTTATTTTGGACCTCATTCGCCGTAGTTGGCTATTATAAACATTTGTTAAAACCTATCAAAGTTGGCCATGCCGGCACACTTGATCCATTAGCCACTGGTTTGCTATTGCTGTGTACTGGCAAAAAAACCAAAGAAATTTCCACCATTCAGCAAATGCCCAAGGTATATACTGGAAGATTTATTTTGGGATACACTTCTGCATCTTACGATTTGGAAACTGAAACTATTCCATCATTTGTTACTGATATTGATGAAGAAAAAATTTCTGAAGCAGTAAAAACATTTGAAGGTGATATTATACAAATCCCTCCTGCCCACTCAGCCATAAAAGTAGATGGTGTTCGCAGTTATGAAATGATTAGGCTAGGTGTAGAACTGGAAATAAAACCTCGATGGACCACTGTATATAAATTTGAAGTGCAGAAATCGGGTGAGAATATATATAATTTTGAAGTTTGTTGCAGCAAAGGAACCTATATCAGAACTTTAATAAACGACTTGGGAACAAAACTAGGCTGCGGTGCGTTATTAATAGAATTAAGACGCACCATGATAGGAGATTATAATGTTGATAATGCAAATAAAATTGACACTTTAAATGTACATCGGGGTGGAAAAATAAAAGATAAAGTCTATCATATTCAAGATAGTATATTTTTGCAGAAAATAAATTTTAACAGTGAAGGTCTATTATAATATACCAGACGTACCACTTATCAATAACCCAGTGGTAACTATTGGCACCTTCGATGGTGTACACACAGGGCATGTTGAAATTCTTGAATTACTTAAAAAAATCGGTCACCAAATAAACGGAGAAACTGTTATCATAACTTTTCACCGCCACCCTCGCAAAGTATTGTATCCTGACGATGACTCGCTAAAAATGCTCACCTCCCTTGAAGAGAAACTACAATTATTTGAGCAAAGAGGAATAGACCATGTTTTAATTTTAACATTTGGAAAGGATATATCGCAACTGGAACCTGAAGATTTTGTAAAAGATATATTGGTGAATGGCATGGGGGCCAAGCATTTGGTGATAGGCCACGACCACCGGTTTGGCAAAAACCGTAAAGGCGACTTTAATACCATGCTACAATTGGCCAAAGTATATAATTTTGAGGTGCGAGAAATACCTCCTTTTTTGGTTGAAGGTATTACCGTGAGCTCTACCAAAATTAGAAATGCATTAACCATTGATAATAATTTACAGAAAGCCAATCATTTACTCGGACGTAAATACTCCCTAAGTGGTAAAGTGGTTATAGGTAATCAAAACGGACATAAGTTGGGATTTCCAACCTGTAATTTATTTATAAAAGATAACAGCAAACTTATCCCTGCAAATGGCGTTTATGCAGCAATAGCAAGTGTGGCGGGTAAGCAAATGCAAGCAGTTGTAAATATTGGAAACCGTCCCACATTCAATTTAACAGGTACCGTGGTGGAAGCACATTTATTAAATTTTGAAGGCGATTTATATGGTGAAGAATTGACCTTACAATTTATAGAGCGATTGCGTGACGAACAAAAATTTGAAAGTTTGGACGCACTAAAAATACAAATAGGAAAAGATATAGCAATTGCAGAAAAAATATTTGCGAACACTATATGATAAAAGTAGGATTAACTGGTAATATCGGAAGTGGTAAATCTACCGTGGCCCGCATTTTTAAATCGATGGATGTGCCTGTTTTTGTGGCCGATGAAGAATCAAAAAAATTGATGGTAAGCAATCCCGAACTTATCTTAAAAATAAAAGAACTATTGGGCGAAAAAGCCTATTTGTCAAGTGGTGGACTTGATCGTTCTTATATAGCAAATATAGTATTTAACGATGCATTGATGCTGGAAAAACTAAATCAAATAGTACACCCCGCCATCGAAAATTATTATATAGAATGGTGCAAACAATATACGACAGAAAAATATACTATTAAGGAAGCTGCTATATTATTTGAAAGTGGAACCTATAAAACTTGCGATAAAATAATTACCGTTGCTTGCGACACAGAAACTGCGATAAAACGAGCAGTTGCAAGAGATGGAAAAAATACAGCAAGTATAAAAGCCCGATTAAATAATCAAATGCCGCAAGAAAAAAAAATATCGCTAAGCCATTATGTTATATGGAATAATGAGGGTGATGAAGTATTACCTAAAGTGATGGAAATACACAAGGCCTTGAGCGTGCAATAATTGAAAGAAGTGGGATGTACCAGATTCGAACTGGTGACCTTTACCATGTCAAGGTAACACTCTAACCAACTGAGCTAACATCCCGTTTATACCGAAACTAAATATATAATAGTCCAAAAGAAAGGGACTAATCCCCCCGCATCCTGATAATTATCGGGATTAAGCGGGGCTTTCGGGATGTAGCTCGGCATTGCCATTCTACAAACCAATCCGCCACAGGCGGAGAACTATTATAGTTTAAGAATTGGTATAACATTCTACAAACTAAATCTGCCACAGGCGGAGAACTATTTTAGTTTAAGAATTGGTATTATTTGTGCAAAGATATTCTCTTTTTTTCGATACCAATTAATCTATCATCATATATTTTTGCAGCACATAAAATCAGAAAATGGAAAACCAAAAATCACCAATA from Bacteroidota bacterium includes the following:
- a CDS encoding undecaprenyl-diphosphate phosphatase translates to MSIIEKIILAIIEGLTEFIPVSSTAHMKMASMLLKTDTTVELETFLVAVQFGGILAVVVVYWKKFFQSFDLYIKLAIGVLPFGLLGLLLEKYIDKLLVGNGTLPAVVISLSLIIVGFVLLYIDSWYHKNKKFNRTNITYMQSLRIGLFQCFALIPGVSRSAATIFGGLAQKLSWKQATEFSFFLAVPTIFAASIYKLHKNWDQVSEIPDFVRDLAICNVVSFIIALITISAFINFINKIGFRAFGIYRIAVGLLFLIFALKS
- the coaE gene encoding dephospho-CoA kinase (Dephospho-CoA kinase (CoaE) performs the final step in coenzyme A biosynthesis.); this translates as MIKVGLTGNIGSGKSTVARIFKSMDVPVFVADEESKKLMVSNPELILKIKELLGEKAYLSSGGLDRSYIANIVFNDALMLEKLNQIVHPAIENYYIEWCKQYTTEKYTIKEAAILFESGTYKTCDKIITVACDTETAIKRAVARDGKNTASIKARLNNQMPQEKKISLSHYVIWNNEGDEVLPKVMEIHKALSVQ
- a CDS encoding bifunctional riboflavin kinase/FAD synthetase, encoding MKVYYNIPDVPLINNPVVTIGTFDGVHTGHVEILELLKKIGHQINGETVIITFHRHPRKVLYPDDDSLKMLTSLEEKLQLFEQRGIDHVLILTFGKDISQLEPEDFVKDILVNGMGAKHLVIGHDHRFGKNRKGDFNTMLQLAKVYNFEVREIPPFLVEGITVSSTKIRNALTIDNNLQKANHLLGRKYSLSGKVVIGNQNGHKLGFPTCNLFIKDNSKLIPANGVYAAIASVAGKQMQAVVNIGNRPTFNLTGTVVEAHLLNFEGDLYGEELTLQFIERLRDEQKFESLDALKIQIGKDIAIAEKIFANTI
- the truB gene encoding tRNA pseudouridine(55) synthase TruB; the protein is MNKAENPGEIILVDKPLFWTSFAVVGYYKHLLKPIKVGHAGTLDPLATGLLLLCTGKKTKEISTIQQMPKVYTGRFILGYTSASYDLETETIPSFVTDIDEEKISEAVKTFEGDIIQIPPAHSAIKVDGVRSYEMIRLGVELEIKPRWTTVYKFEVQKSGENIYNFEVCCSKGTYIRTLINDLGTKLGCGALLIELRRTMIGDYNVDNANKIDTLNVHRGGKIKDKVYHIQDSIFLQKINFNSEGLL